A region from the Thermanaeromonas toyohensis ToBE genome encodes:
- a CDS encoding IreB family regulatory phosphoprotein, with translation MQETMMFEMEKEEKIRVREVLQEVKTALEEKGYNPINQLVGYLLSGDPAYITSHRGARNLIRRVERDEILEELLKNYLKEDK, from the coding sequence ATGCAGGAAACCATGATGTTTGAAATGGAAAAAGAGGAAAAAATAAGGGTAAGGGAAGTGCTGCAGGAGGTTAAGACGGCTCTGGAAGAAAAAGGATATAACCCCATCAATCAGCTTGTGGGGTACCTTCTTTCTGGGGACCCGGCTTATATTACTAGCCATAGAGGGGCTCGTAACCTTATCCGCCGGGTAGAAAGGGATGAGATTTTAGAGGAATTACTTAAGAATTATCTAAAGGAGGATAAGTAA
- a CDS encoding DUF1292 domain-containing protein — MADQENTILLEDEEGQEHEFLVVDILELDGEQYVILLPVEETKDEALVLKIGWDEEGKEVLCEIESEEEWERVAEAWSKLQKGEDIWEDTLEDN; from the coding sequence ATGGCTGATCAAGAAAACACCATCTTGTTGGAAGATGAGGAAGGTCAGGAGCATGAGTTTCTGGTGGTAGACATTTTGGAGTTAGACGGGGAACAGTACGTGATTCTTCTTCCTGTGGAGGAAACGAAGGACGAGGCGCTAGTGTTAAAGATTGGCTGGGATGAGGAAGGTAAGGAAGTGCTGTGCGAGATCGAAAGTGAGGAGGAATGGGAGAGGGTAGCGGAAGCCTGGAGCAAGCTACAAAAAGGGGAAGATATTTGGGAAGATACTTTGGAAGATAATTAG
- a CDS encoding TlpA family protein disulfide reductase — translation MRRNAGLLVLVGVVLLFLAGAGGFSLWRSAFKTVQQPASDPEAGKGEVRPEVGYLAPDFSLPDLQGRVITLSQLKGKPVFLNFWASWCPPCRVEMPEIQEFFKKYKGKVEVVAVNLTSSEKSPAEVKKFLETNGYTFPVVLDTKGIAENYYLVRAIPTSYLVDAQGVIKFKYTGPLTLQLLERVLGEIQEK, via the coding sequence ATGCGACGCAATGCGGGATTGTTAGTATTGGTAGGAGTGGTTCTTCTTTTCTTAGCTGGTGCTGGAGGATTTTCCTTGTGGCGCTCTGCCTTTAAAACGGTCCAACAGCCGGCTAGCGACCCGGAAGCTGGGAAAGGTGAAGTTCGGCCAGAGGTGGGATATCTGGCCCCGGATTTTAGTTTGCCGGATTTACAGGGGAGGGTTATTACCCTCTCCCAGCTTAAAGGTAAACCTGTTTTCCTCAATTTCTGGGCAAGTTGGTGCCCGCCGTGCCGGGTGGAAATGCCAGAGATACAGGAGTTTTTTAAGAAATATAAGGGGAAGGTCGAGGTCGTAGCTGTAAACTTGACCTCTAGCGAGAAATCCCCGGCGGAAGTAAAGAAGTTTTTAGAAACAAATGGATACACCTTTCCTGTGGTTCTGGACACGAAAGGCATAGCGGAAAATTATTACTTAGTTCGCGCCATTCCCACAAGTTATTTAGTGGATGCCCAGGGGGTTATAAAATTTAAATACACCGGACCTCTTACTTTACAGCTCCTCGAACGCGTTTTAGGAGAAATTCAAGAGAAGTAA
- the alaS gene encoding alanine--tRNA ligase yields MRGSNLRESFLRFFADKGHTIVPSSPLVPYNDPTLLFTNAGMVQFKDVFLGLDRRPYTRAATAQKCVRAGGKHNDLDTVGRTARHHTFFEMLGNFSFGDYFKKEAIEFAWEFLTRVLELPKERLWVTIFKDDEEAFELWQEIADLPPERIVRMGEKDNFWAMGDTGPCGPCSEIIYDRGPEYACASQTCALGVCDCDRWLEIWNLVFMQYNRDADGNLTPLPRPSIDTGMGLERMASILQGVDSNFETDLLWPLITAVEKITGRRYDRGEGGFPFRVIADHARSCTFIIADGVLPGNEGRSYVLRRILRRASRLGMALGLDGPFLYRLVPVVAEIMGEAYPEVVEKEEEIAKIIRQEEERFHSTLHEGMRVLNGILDRAAREGRKIITGQEAFILYDTYGFPLDLTEEIATERGLEVDREGFAQAMETQRERARAAREEGKAYEFAMALASALGETAQSLFTGYERLEEEAKVLALVQEGQRVEALEEGTQGYVLVDRTPFYPEGGGQVGDQGQILWAEGEALVQDTRRLPDGRILHEVEIKKGTLTAGTRVKLAVDRERRRSIARNHTATHLLHRALKDVLGEHAAQAGSLVAPDRLRFDFTHFAPLTVEELKAVEARVNEQILANLPVSTLETSLSHAKAMGAIALFGEKYGERVRVVKIGNYSLELCGGTHVATTSEIGLFRLTSESGIGSGLRRIEAVTGWAALEVTTRERAELEEAASLLKVPPGEIVHRLETLLGQLKEMEREISSLRHRLASYEVEKLLAQVKEVAGIRVLPAKVQVANAEALREMADLLRDKLGSGVVILGSASDGRVNFVAMASKDVVAKGIHAGNLLREVARIAAGGGGGRPDMAQAGGKDPAKLDQALAYTLQVVAEQLRASGGERGR; encoded by the coding sequence TTGAGGGGAAGTAACTTGCGCGAAAGTTTTTTGCGCTTTTTTGCAGATAAAGGGCATACCATTGTGCCCAGTTCTCCCCTGGTACCCTATAATGATCCCACCTTGCTCTTTACTAATGCCGGTATGGTGCAGTTTAAAGATGTTTTCTTAGGGCTGGACCGGCGTCCGTATACGCGGGCTGCTACGGCGCAGAAATGTGTCCGGGCTGGAGGTAAGCATAATGACCTAGATACGGTGGGCCGAACGGCCCGGCACCATACATTTTTTGAGATGCTGGGTAATTTCTCCTTTGGTGATTACTTTAAGAAAGAAGCTATTGAATTTGCCTGGGAGTTTCTAACACGGGTTTTGGAGCTGCCCAAGGAGCGATTATGGGTTACGATTTTTAAGGATGATGAAGAAGCCTTCGAGCTCTGGCAGGAGATAGCCGATCTGCCACCTGAGCGGATTGTCCGTATGGGTGAAAAAGATAATTTCTGGGCCATGGGAGATACCGGGCCTTGCGGACCTTGTAGCGAAATCATCTATGACCGCGGGCCTGAATATGCCTGCGCATCTCAAACGTGTGCCCTGGGGGTTTGTGACTGCGATAGGTGGCTGGAGATCTGGAACTTGGTTTTTATGCAGTATAACCGCGATGCAGACGGGAATCTCACTCCTTTGCCCCGGCCTAGCATCGATACCGGCATGGGCCTAGAACGTATGGCCTCTATCCTCCAGGGGGTGGATAGCAATTTTGAAACTGACCTCCTCTGGCCCCTTATCACAGCGGTAGAAAAAATAACCGGCCGTAGGTACGACCGCGGAGAAGGAGGCTTCCCCTTCCGGGTTATCGCTGACCATGCGCGCTCGTGTACTTTCATTATAGCTGATGGGGTATTGCCTGGAAACGAGGGACGCAGCTACGTTTTGCGCCGCATCTTGCGCCGGGCTTCCCGGTTAGGAATGGCCTTAGGGCTGGATGGTCCTTTCCTTTACCGGTTGGTACCGGTTGTAGCTGAGATTATGGGTGAAGCCTACCCGGAAGTGGTGGAAAAGGAAGAAGAGATTGCTAAGATAATCCGCCAGGAGGAAGAAAGGTTCCATAGTACCCTTCATGAAGGTATGCGGGTCCTAAACGGTATCTTAGATCGGGCCGCCCGAGAAGGTCGTAAAATTATAACCGGTCAGGAAGCCTTCATCCTTTACGATACCTACGGGTTCCCCCTGGACCTTACGGAGGAGATTGCCACCGAAAGGGGGCTGGAGGTGGACCGGGAGGGCTTTGCCCAGGCTATGGAAACCCAGAGGGAGCGGGCCAGGGCTGCCCGGGAGGAAGGTAAGGCCTATGAATTTGCTATGGCCCTGGCGAGTGCTTTAGGGGAGACTGCTCAAAGCCTTTTCACCGGTTATGAGCGGCTCGAGGAGGAAGCAAAAGTTTTGGCTTTAGTACAGGAAGGGCAGCGGGTCGAGGCGCTAGAAGAAGGGACGCAAGGATATGTTTTAGTTGACCGGACGCCCTTTTATCCAGAAGGCGGCGGTCAAGTGGGAGACCAGGGCCAGATCCTTTGGGCAGAGGGAGAGGCCTTAGTCCAAGATACCCGTCGTTTACCTGATGGTAGGATCCTCCATGAAGTAGAGATTAAAAAGGGGACGTTGACTGCTGGTACCCGGGTTAAGCTCGCTGTGGACCGAGAAAGGCGTCGGAGTATTGCCCGTAACCATACGGCTACTCATCTTCTCCATAGGGCTTTAAAAGATGTCCTGGGTGAGCATGCTGCTCAAGCCGGTTCCCTAGTGGCTCCCGACCGGCTACGTTTTGATTTCACGCACTTTGCCCCCCTTACAGTAGAGGAATTGAAAGCTGTGGAGGCCAGAGTCAATGAGCAGATCCTGGCCAACCTCCCTGTGAGTACTCTGGAGACCTCTTTGTCTCACGCCAAAGCCATGGGCGCTATCGCTCTTTTTGGTGAAAAATACGGCGAACGGGTTCGGGTGGTGAAGATCGGGAATTATAGCTTAGAGCTGTGTGGGGGAACCCATGTGGCTACTACTAGCGAGATAGGTCTTTTCCGGCTTACCAGTGAAAGCGGGATAGGTTCAGGTTTAAGAAGGATAGAGGCGGTTACTGGCTGGGCTGCCCTGGAAGTAACCACACGTGAACGGGCGGAACTGGAGGAAGCAGCCAGCTTACTAAAGGTCCCTCCTGGAGAAATAGTTCACCGGTTGGAAACCTTGTTGGGGCAGCTTAAAGAAATGGAAAGGGAGATATCTTCCTTACGTCATAGGCTTGCTTCCTATGAAGTAGAGAAATTGTTGGCCCAGGTCAAGGAAGTCGCTGGGATACGGGTACTTCCAGCCAAGGTGCAGGTAGCTAATGCAGAGGCCTTGCGAGAGATGGCGGATCTGCTACGGGATAAGTTGGGTTCAGGAGTAGTAATACTAGGTTCAGCCAGCGATGGACGGGTAAATTTTGTGGCTATGGCCAGTAAAGATGTAGTGGCTAAAGGTATACATGCGGGGAACTTATTGCGTGAGGTGGCCCGTATCGCAGCTGGAGGCGGAGGAGGGCGGCCGGATATGGCCCAGGCTGGAGGAAAGGATCCGGCTAAGTTAGATCAGGCCCTGGCTTACACCCTTCAAGTAGTGGCGGAGCAACTTAGGGCTTCGGGTGGGGAAAGGGGCAGGTAA
- a CDS encoding cytochrome c biogenesis CcdA family protein, with protein MLFTPVSFLVAFTAGLISFLSPCVLPLVPSFLSYLAGTTVAELGRIEAKDVRITVAMRAFLFVTGFSIIFILLGLSASAIGALFLKYQALLRKLSGLIVIIFGLHMAGILKLKVLNLEKRINFQPRKVGPLGAFLLGMAFSAGWTPCIGPVLGSILVLAGNSASLSAGAYLLAAYSLGLGIPFLVTALFWGWLAQGLKRYGDWMPRLVKGSGWVLVGAGLLILTGNWGRLASWLTF; from the coding sequence ATGCTCTTTACCCCTGTTTCCTTCTTAGTAGCCTTTACAGCAGGTTTAATTTCTTTTCTGTCGCCTTGTGTCCTGCCCTTGGTTCCAAGTTTTTTGAGCTATCTTGCAGGCACCACAGTAGCTGAGCTGGGTAGGATTGAAGCAAAGGATGTGAGGATAACGGTGGCGATGAGGGCCTTTCTTTTTGTAACAGGCTTTAGTATAATCTTTATCCTCTTAGGTCTTTCAGCCAGCGCTATAGGTGCCCTCTTCCTTAAGTATCAGGCCCTATTGCGGAAGCTAAGCGGATTAATAGTGATTATTTTTGGTCTCCATATGGCCGGGATACTGAAGCTAAAAGTTCTTAACTTGGAAAAGAGGATTAATTTCCAGCCGCGGAAAGTAGGGCCTTTAGGTGCCTTCTTGTTAGGGATGGCCTTTTCTGCTGGATGGACGCCCTGCATCGGGCCTGTATTGGGATCTATTTTAGTATTAGCTGGAAATAGCGCAAGCTTAAGCGCAGGTGCTTACTTGTTAGCCGCATATTCCCTGGGATTGGGCATTCCCTTCCTCGTTACAGCCCTTTTTTGGGGATGGTTGGCCCAGGGTTTAAAGCGCTACGGAGATTGGATGCCCCGCCTTGTTAAAGGAAGCGGCTGGGTGCTGGTGGGAGCGGGTCTCCTTATATTGACAGGTAATTGGGGCCGGCTAGCCTCTTGGCTCACTTTTTAG
- the ruvX gene encoding Holliday junction resolvase RuvX, producing MRIMGLDVGEKTIGVALSDPLGWTAQGLTTIRRRGKLEEDLEALLRLAKEYHVERVVVGLPRNMNGTLGPQARKVLDFIQALEERLKLPVVPWDERLTTSAAEKVLITADLSRRRRKSVLDRLAAVLILQSYLDCQRQNRV from the coding sequence TTGCGGATCATGGGTCTAGATGTAGGAGAGAAAACCATAGGTGTGGCTTTGAGCGATCCCTTGGGGTGGACAGCCCAAGGCCTTACCACCATTAGGCGGCGAGGCAAGCTAGAAGAAGATCTTGAAGCACTTCTACGGTTAGCCAAAGAGTATCACGTGGAACGTGTGGTGGTAGGCCTGCCGCGCAATATGAACGGGACTTTGGGTCCCCAGGCCCGGAAAGTGTTGGATTTCATCCAGGCCCTAGAGGAACGGTTAAAACTACCGGTGGTTCCCTGGGATGAGCGCCTCACCACTTCGGCTGCCGAGAAGGTCCTTATTACGGCCGATCTTTCTCGCCGGCGTAGGAAGAGCGTCCTCGACCGCCTAGCGGCAGTATTGATTCTCCAGAGTTATCTTGACTGCCAGCGGCAGAATAGGGTATGA
- a CDS encoding aldo/keto reductase, translating to MEYIELGRTGIQVSRLCFGTLTLGPLQARLEIKAGARVIRRALELGINFLDTAEIYGTYPYIREALKGWSKPVVIATKSYAYTWEGMSRSLEEARRALDREVIDIFLLHEQESEQTLTGHREALDFLLEAKAKGLVKAVGISTHAVAAARASLKFAEIDVLHPLINMEGLGILDGTREEMLAAVKEAFLAGKGIYAMKALGGGHLVGRAREALAFVLNLPFVHSVAVGMQSLEEVMANVAWCLGEEVPPEILKEIKNKKRRLHIEEWCQSCGACVERCPQSALKLEGGRVVVDEDLCILCGYCASSCRDFCLKVV from the coding sequence TTGGAGTATATCGAATTGGGTAGGACGGGGATCCAGGTCTCGCGCCTCTGCTTTGGTACCTTAACCTTAGGACCACTCCAGGCGCGGCTAGAGATCAAGGCAGGGGCCAGGGTTATACGAAGGGCGCTGGAGCTAGGGATTAATTTTCTGGATACTGCTGAAATTTATGGGACTTATCCTTATATCCGCGAGGCCTTAAAAGGATGGTCTAAGCCTGTAGTTATAGCCACCAAATCTTATGCTTACACCTGGGAGGGAATGAGTAGAAGCTTAGAAGAAGCCCGTCGGGCGCTGGATCGGGAAGTTATAGATATCTTTCTTTTACATGAACAAGAATCAGAACAGACCTTGACTGGGCACCGAGAAGCCCTAGATTTTTTGTTGGAAGCCAAGGCCAAAGGTCTGGTTAAAGCGGTAGGTATTTCTACCCATGCGGTAGCCGCTGCCCGAGCTAGCCTTAAGTTCGCTGAGATCGATGTTCTCCATCCTCTGATCAATATGGAAGGGTTAGGGATACTGGATGGTACCCGGGAGGAAATGCTGGCGGCTGTAAAAGAGGCCTTTTTAGCTGGAAAGGGCATATATGCCATGAAAGCCTTAGGCGGGGGTCATCTGGTGGGTAGAGCTCGGGAGGCCCTGGCCTTTGTGTTAAATTTACCTTTTGTCCATTCTGTAGCCGTGGGGATGCAAAGCCTTGAGGAGGTTATGGCGAACGTAGCCTGGTGCCTGGGAGAGGAGGTGCCTCCGGAAATCCTTAAGGAAATAAAGAATAAAAAGCGTAGACTACATATAGAAGAATGGTGCCAGAGTTGCGGCGCTTGCGTTGAGCGGTGTCCCCAGAGTGCTTTGAAATTAGAGGGAGGCAGGGTTGTGGTGGACGAGGACCTATGTATTCTTTGCGGGTACTGTGCCAGCTCTTGCCGGGATTTCTGTCTTAAGGTGGTTTAA